In Pengzhenrongella sicca, a single genomic region encodes these proteins:
- a CDS encoding ABC transporter substrate-binding protein — translation MLSVHRTAITKPSQRLFLTATVAAAALALTACSSGGDAGDSGSTSEFGFAAATQEDGSTITVWVDASREPAADAFIAAHPDTPIKVETYDGGANGSGSFQTKITAFDQAGDGWPDVVFSTQNNDAAWASQGEDPFAAQLNNGYVDQSFLDGFTEGALAPVTIDDTVYGLRNDLAPTVTWYDQSLLDQFGYTLPTTWEEYEALGLKVAAEHPGYIIGSVGDAWAPEVYFWGAQAPVNVVTGSDEFSTDTSDPKSVAIAEIIDNLIDAGSLVQDSVFSPDFVTKYTGKVLLLPGPVWFSGALFQNADSLNSAAGTIGAGLPLAWDGDEAVAGNVGGGTWFVSSHSKNLAAAKEFLEFVTSSDEYQVELAPGLPAYTAAADKWLVKQGESNFFTGDFAPNLTTAASSVWDGWGYPKFSQESVWAKTVTPDLASGTSLVDLLPAWQTALENEAQVNGYTVK, via the coding sequence ATGCTCTCAGTGCACCGAACGGCGATCACGAAGCCGTCGCAACGACTCTTCCTGACTGCGACTGTCGCAGCAGCCGCCCTCGCCCTCACCGCCTGCTCCTCCGGCGGCGATGCGGGCGATAGCGGATCGACCTCGGAGTTCGGCTTCGCGGCGGCGACGCAGGAGGACGGCAGCACCATCACCGTCTGGGTCGACGCCTCCCGCGAACCCGCCGCGGACGCCTTCATCGCGGCCCACCCGGACACTCCGATCAAGGTCGAGACCTACGACGGCGGCGCGAACGGCTCCGGCTCGTTCCAGACGAAGATCACTGCCTTCGACCAGGCGGGCGACGGCTGGCCCGACGTGGTCTTCTCGACCCAGAACAACGACGCCGCCTGGGCGAGCCAGGGCGAGGATCCGTTCGCGGCCCAGCTGAACAACGGGTACGTCGACCAGTCCTTCCTGGACGGGTTCACCGAGGGCGCGCTCGCCCCCGTGACGATCGACGACACGGTGTACGGGCTGCGCAACGACCTCGCACCCACGGTGACCTGGTACGACCAGAGCCTGTTGGACCAGTTCGGCTACACGCTGCCGACGACCTGGGAGGAGTACGAGGCCCTCGGGCTGAAGGTCGCGGCCGAGCACCCGGGGTACATCATCGGCTCGGTCGGCGACGCGTGGGCCCCCGAGGTCTACTTCTGGGGAGCCCAAGCGCCGGTCAACGTCGTCACCGGCTCCGACGAGTTCAGCACCGACACCTCCGACCCGAAGTCCGTCGCGATCGCCGAGATCATCGACAACCTGATCGACGCCGGGTCCCTCGTCCAGGACAGCGTGTTCAGCCCGGACTTCGTGACGAAGTACACGGGCAAGGTCCTGCTCCTGCCCGGGCCGGTGTGGTTCTCGGGCGCGTTGTTCCAGAACGCGGACTCCCTCAACTCCGCGGCCGGCACCATCGGCGCCGGCCTGCCGCTCGCGTGGGACGGTGACGAGGCCGTCGCCGGCAACGTCGGCGGCGGCACGTGGTTCGTCTCGAGCCACTCGAAGAACCTCGCGGCGGCCAAGGAGTTCCTCGAGTTCGTCACGAGCTCCGACGAGTACCAGGTCGAGCTCGCCCCCGGGCTGCCCGCCTACACCGCCGCCGCAGACAAGTGGCTCGTGAAGCAGGGGGAGAGCAACTTCTTCACCGGGGACTTCGCCCCGAACCTGACCACCGCGGCCAGCTCGGTCTGGGACGGCTGGGGCTACCCGAAGTTCAGCCAGGAGTCCGTGTGGGCGAAGACCGTGACGCCGGACCTCGCCAGCGGCACGAGCCTCGTCGATCTCCTCCCGGCGTGGCAGACGGCCCTCGAGAACGAGGCTCAGGTCAACGGCTACACGGTGAAGTGA
- a CDS encoding carbohydrate ABC transporter permease codes for MATGQQARMSYVFVSGYTVLAVAFGLVPTLYALYLSVMRDGRFVGVDNFVRVVGDFRFLPAVQHVALFVAIWLTCLLAFVVVLALVVHSIGQRWLSSSIRFIYYIPGALAGASSVVLWLFLLDPTVSPVSAVLHLFGLETFVQTVSPGNLPVIFAIIAFWTGAGGWIVVMYGALNNIPREVMEAARIDGAGPIRTARHIQLPMMRKWISYMAIMSLAAGTQLFVEPRVLSQASKGVVPIDYSLNQLAYLYAFKQNDNNGSAAIAVLLLVVSLALSMFFVIKGGLFERD; via the coding sequence GTGGCCACCGGCCAGCAGGCCCGGATGTCGTACGTCTTCGTCTCCGGGTACACCGTGCTCGCCGTGGCGTTCGGGCTCGTCCCGACGCTGTATGCGCTCTACCTCTCCGTGATGCGGGACGGCCGGTTCGTCGGGGTCGACAACTTCGTGCGGGTCGTCGGCGACTTCCGCTTCCTGCCCGCGGTCCAGCACGTTGCCCTGTTCGTCGCGATCTGGCTGACCTGCCTGCTGGCATTCGTCGTCGTGCTGGCGCTCGTCGTGCACTCGATCGGCCAACGCTGGCTGAGCTCGAGCATCCGGTTCATCTACTACATCCCGGGTGCGCTGGCGGGCGCGTCGAGCGTGGTGCTGTGGCTGTTCCTGCTCGATCCGACGGTCAGCCCGGTCTCCGCCGTGCTGCACCTGTTCGGGCTCGAGACGTTTGTCCAGACGGTCTCGCCCGGCAACCTCCCCGTCATCTTCGCCATCATCGCGTTCTGGACGGGCGCGGGCGGCTGGATCGTCGTCATGTACGGCGCGCTGAACAACATCCCGCGCGAGGTCATGGAAGCCGCCCGCATCGACGGCGCGGGGCCGATCCGGACGGCGCGCCACATCCAGCTCCCCATGATGCGCAAGTGGATCTCCTACATGGCGATCATGTCGCTCGCCGCGGGCACGCAGCTGTTCGTCGAGCCGCGCGTCCTGTCCCAGGCGAGCAAGGGCGTCGTGCCCATCGACTACTCGCTGAACCAGCTCGCCTACCTGTACGCCTTCAAGCAGAACGACAACAACGGGTCCGCGGCGATCGCCGTGCTGCTCCTGGTGGTCTCGCTCGCGCTGAGCATGTTCTTCGTCATCAAGGGTGGTCTCTTTGAACGCGACTGA
- a CDS encoding carbohydrate ABC transporter permease codes for MVSLNATDLDRSRHAASPARWLGRAAVVAGIGFFVLFFVVPIIWLVIASGKSPRDLITTAPFQPGTFAALADNWSALIGFQDGIIFTWLGNSALYSIGALVLTLVTSIPAGYALALGNFPGRKPLLTMTLIVMLIPNTALVLPIFLELSAVNLIGTPLSVILPFSFFPFGVYLTYIYFSTSIPRDLLAAARIDGCGELAVFGRIALPLATPVVALVGFFSFVANWNNYFLPFLTVPGTKAPIQVGLAEMLSNVPAFNPTAAGTTSIQLPALALATLVSVAPVMLIFMFSQRFLVSGLTAGGTKE; via the coding sequence GTGGTCTCTTTGAACGCGACTGATCTCGACCGCAGCCGCCACGCGGCGTCTCCCGCCAGGTGGCTCGGCCGCGCTGCCGTCGTCGCGGGGATCGGCTTCTTCGTGCTGTTCTTCGTCGTGCCGATCATCTGGCTGGTGATCGCTTCGGGGAAGTCGCCCCGCGACCTCATCACGACCGCCCCGTTCCAGCCCGGCACGTTCGCAGCGTTGGCGGACAACTGGTCGGCCCTGATCGGCTTCCAGGACGGGATCATCTTTACGTGGCTCGGCAACTCGGCGCTGTACTCGATCGGCGCCCTGGTGTTGACGCTCGTCACCAGCATCCCCGCCGGGTACGCCCTGGCCCTCGGGAACTTTCCGGGGCGCAAGCCGTTGCTGACGATGACGTTGATCGTCATGCTCATCCCGAACACCGCGCTGGTGCTGCCGATCTTTCTCGAGCTGAGCGCGGTCAACCTGATCGGCACGCCGCTGTCGGTGATCCTGCCGTTCTCGTTCTTCCCCTTCGGCGTGTACCTGACCTACATCTACTTCTCGACGAGCATCCCGCGCGACCTGCTGGCCGCGGCCCGCATCGACGGGTGCGGGGAGCTCGCGGTGTTCGGCAGGATCGCGCTCCCGCTCGCCACGCCCGTGGTCGCGCTGGTGGGCTTCTTCAGCTTCGTCGCGAACTGGAACAACTACTTCCTGCCCTTCCTCACGGTCCCGGGCACGAAGGCGCCGATCCAGGTCGGCCTGGCGGAGATGCTCTCGAACGTGCCGGCGTTCAACCCCACGGCCGCGGGCACGACCTCGATCCAGCTGCCCGCGCTCGCGCTCGCGACCCTGGTGTCGGTGGCTCCCGTCATGCTGATCTTCATGTTCTCGCAGCGATTCCTCGTCTCGGGGCTCACCGCGGGCGGGACGAAGGAGTGA
- a CDS encoding L-rhamnose mutarotase: MERHAMVVNVVPELREEYLRLHSAVWPQVEATLSACHVTNYSIYLLEGTLFAYYEYVGTDHEADMARIAEDPVTQDWWTRTDPCQTPFGVGTTPGQRWRDLREIWHLA, translated from the coding sequence ATGGAGCGGCACGCGATGGTGGTCAACGTCGTCCCCGAGCTGCGGGAGGAGTATCTGCGCCTGCACTCGGCCGTGTGGCCGCAGGTTGAGGCGACGCTCTCCGCGTGCCACGTCACCAACTACTCCATCTACCTGCTCGAGGGCACCTTGTTCGCCTACTACGAGTACGTCGGCACCGATCACGAGGCGGACATGGCCCGAATCGCGGAGGATCCGGTGACCCAGGACTGGTGGACCCGGACCGACCCCTGTCAGACCCCGTTCGGCGTCGGAACGACGCCGGGCCAGCGGTGGCGGGACCTGCGCGAGATCTGGCATCTGGCGTGA
- a CDS encoding amidohydrolase family protein: protein MTRALLDAHLHTWHRATNPQPWIDPTTMAAIDRDFSMAQAGEVIAAHGGVGGVVVQAINSHRETIDLLAAASARDGLAVVGWVDLTGDVAAQVDALRGAPGGDALVGIRHLVHLEPDDAWLLRADVARGLEALASAGLPFDLVVRPWQLRAAAQVARAHPGVLLVLEHLGKPPITSPELVRWTTELQALAGHDNVVAKVSGLTLEDDWGSWTAERLRPVLDHALETFGPDRLMFGSDWPLVELTGGYGPWKDAYLSLTGDLSPAEQAALDSGTARRAYSL, encoded by the coding sequence GTGACGCGCGCCCTGCTCGACGCCCACCTGCACACCTGGCACCGGGCCACCAACCCGCAACCCTGGATCGACCCGACGACGATGGCCGCGATCGACCGCGACTTCTCGATGGCCCAGGCCGGCGAGGTGATCGCGGCGCATGGCGGCGTCGGCGGCGTCGTCGTGCAGGCCATCAACAGCCACCGCGAGACGATCGACCTCCTCGCGGCCGCGTCGGCGCGGGACGGGCTCGCCGTCGTCGGCTGGGTGGACCTCACCGGTGACGTCGCGGCCCAGGTCGACGCGCTCCGCGGCGCCCCGGGCGGGGACGCGCTGGTCGGGATCCGGCACCTGGTCCACCTCGAGCCCGACGACGCCTGGCTGCTGCGCGCCGACGTCGCACGCGGGCTCGAGGCCCTCGCCTCGGCCGGGCTCCCGTTCGACCTCGTCGTCCGACCGTGGCAGCTCAGGGCCGCCGCGCAGGTCGCGCGCGCCCACCCCGGCGTGCTCCTCGTCCTCGAACATCTCGGCAAGCCCCCGATCACCAGCCCCGAGCTCGTCCGCTGGACGACCGAGCTGCAGGCGCTCGCCGGCCACGACAACGTCGTCGCGAAGGTCTCCGGCCTGACGCTCGAGGACGACTGGGGGTCGTGGACCGCCGAGCGCCTGCGCCCGGTGCTCGACCACGCACTCGAGACGTTCGGCCCCGACCGGTTGATGTTCGGCTCCGACTGGCCGCTGGTCGAGCTGACCGGCGGCTACGGGCCCTGGAAGGACGCGTACCTGAGCCTGACCGGCGACCTGTCCCCCGCCGAGCAGGCGGCGCTCGACTCGGGCACCGCGCGCCGCGCGTACTCGCTGTGA